A genomic segment from Dietzia psychralcaliphila encodes:
- a CDS encoding TlpA disulfide reductase family protein: MGSSRAIGFRARLWGALCASALVLTGCGSGTDAVAQGGTFEFVSPDGQLEIHYPEEERKPVAELAGPDLLDPDQTIGLADYKGEVVILNTWGQWCAPCRTEVDDLQRLHEEFEPQGATVLGINLRDPNRDKPVDFVRDNGVTYPSIWDPTNRVVGALRGFPTSVVPATLLLDRQHRVASVYLAEITDYQLRDVIAELVADDESTMP, translated from the coding sequence ATGGGCAGTAGTCGAGCAATCGGTTTCCGCGCGCGACTGTGGGGGGCTCTGTGTGCGAGCGCTCTAGTCCTTACAGGTTGTGGGAGTGGCACCGATGCGGTCGCGCAGGGCGGCACGTTTGAGTTCGTCAGTCCAGATGGACAGTTGGAGATCCACTACCCCGAGGAAGAACGAAAACCGGTTGCCGAACTCGCCGGCCCGGACCTGCTTGACCCAGACCAGACCATCGGGCTCGCCGACTACAAAGGCGAGGTGGTGATCCTCAATACGTGGGGCCAATGGTGTGCACCGTGTCGCACCGAGGTCGACGATCTTCAGCGTCTTCACGAGGAGTTCGAACCGCAGGGAGCCACCGTGCTCGGGATTAACCTGCGCGATCCCAATCGCGACAAGCCGGTCGACTTCGTCCGCGATAACGGCGTTACTTACCCGTCGATCTGGGACCCGACCAACAGGGTCGTGGGCGCACTTCGGGGCTTTCCCACCTCGGTTGTACCGGCGACCCTGCTGCTGGACCGGCAACATCGGGTGGCCTCGGTGTATCTGGCGGAGATCACCGATTATCAACTTCGGGACGTCATCGCCGAGCTGGTGGCCGACGATGAAAGCACCATGCCGTGA